A window of Streptomyces sp. DG1A-41 contains these coding sequences:
- a CDS encoding 4-oxalomesaconate tautomerase: protein MLMRGGTSKGAYFLAEDLPADPDARDALLLRVMGSPDERQIDGLGGGHPLTSKVAVVSPSTDPRADVDYLFLQVAVAESVVTDRQKCGNILAGVGPFAVERGLVPAGEERTAVRIRMVDSGDLATATFATPGGRVDYTGDTEIAGVPGTAAPVTVEFSPGDGVLLPTGNVRDEIDGIPVTCVDNGMPTVLMAAASLGVGGHETPEALEGNTALTDRLHAIRLEAGRHMGLGDVADTTVPKLTLLAPPRNGGAITTRTFIPVRCHTSIGVLGAAGVAAGLRIEGGVGADLAHLPTGSDRVRVEHPTGHLDIECGIGTDAAGRPVARRTAVVRTARKIFDGTVFPRPAQPLKDPR from the coding sequence ATGCTGATGCGCGGCGGCACCTCCAAGGGCGCCTACTTCCTCGCCGAGGACCTGCCCGCCGACCCGGACGCCCGCGACGCGCTCCTGCTGCGCGTCATGGGCAGCCCGGACGAACGGCAGATCGACGGCCTGGGCGGCGGGCACCCGCTCACCAGCAAGGTCGCCGTCGTGTCGCCCTCCACCGACCCGCGCGCCGACGTCGACTACCTCTTCCTCCAAGTGGCGGTCGCCGAGTCCGTGGTGACTGACCGTCAGAAGTGCGGCAACATCCTCGCCGGAGTCGGCCCGTTCGCCGTCGAGCGAGGGCTGGTCCCGGCGGGGGAGGAGCGGACGGCCGTCCGTATCCGCATGGTCGACTCGGGCGACCTCGCGACGGCGACCTTCGCCACCCCGGGCGGCCGGGTGGACTACACGGGGGACACCGAGATCGCCGGCGTCCCCGGCACCGCCGCCCCGGTGACCGTCGAATTCTCGCCCGGAGACGGGGTGTTGCTCCCCACCGGGAACGTCCGGGACGAAATCGACGGCATCCCCGTCACCTGCGTGGACAACGGCATGCCGACCGTGCTGATGGCGGCCGCCTCCCTCGGCGTCGGCGGCCACGAGACGCCCGAGGCCCTGGAAGGGAACACCGCCCTCACCGACCGGCTGCACGCGATCCGGCTCGAGGCGGGCCGCCACATGGGGCTCGGCGACGTGGCGGACACCACCGTGCCCAAGCTGACGTTGCTGGCCCCGCCACGGAACGGCGGCGCGATCACCACCCGCACCTTCATCCCCGTACGCTGCCACACCTCGATCGGCGTGCTCGGCGCGGCCGGGGTCGCCGCCGGGCTGCGCATCGAGGGCGGCGTCGGCGCGGACCTCGCGCATCTGCCCACCGGGAGCGACCGGGTGCGCGTCGAACATCCCACCGGACACCTGGACATCGAGTGCGGCATCGGCACCGATGCCGCGGGCAGACCCGTGGCCCGCCGTACGGCCGTGGTGCGCACGGCCCGCAAGATCTTCGACGGCACGGTCTTCCCCCGCCCTGCCCAGCCCCTCAAGGACCCCCGATGA
- a CDS encoding VOC family protein, with translation MTPPLGDIAHLGHTQLFTPDLDASVTFFTDYLGLTVSGQDSGTVYLRTYDDYEHHSLVLTAREQPGLGRLALRASGEEALHRRVRAIEEAGGSGHWTEDEPGLGKLYVTTDPDGHEHALYWESEYYRAPDELKPALKNQPQAKPNRGVGVRRLDHVNFLASDVLANAEFQQHVLGARPTEQIRLDSGRIAARWLTFTDKSYDVVYTEDRTGSTGRLHHIAFATDTREDILRAADLAIDTGVFIETGPHKHAIQQTFFLYVYEPGGNRVELCNPLTRLVLAPDWPLITWTEAERAKGQAWGLKTIESFHMHGTPPVA, from the coding sequence ATGACCCCACCCTTGGGCGACATCGCCCACCTCGGCCACACCCAGCTCTTCACCCCCGACCTGGACGCCAGCGTCACCTTCTTCACCGACTACCTGGGCCTCACCGTCAGCGGCCAGGACAGCGGCACGGTCTACCTGCGGACATACGACGACTACGAGCACCACAGCCTCGTCCTCACCGCCCGCGAACAGCCGGGCCTCGGCCGGCTCGCCCTGCGCGCCTCCGGTGAGGAGGCACTGCACCGCCGGGTGCGGGCGATCGAGGAGGCCGGCGGCTCCGGTCACTGGACCGAGGACGAGCCCGGCCTCGGCAAGCTCTACGTCACCACCGACCCGGACGGCCACGAACACGCCCTGTACTGGGAGAGCGAGTACTACCGGGCCCCCGACGAGCTGAAACCGGCGCTGAAGAACCAGCCGCAGGCCAAGCCCAACCGGGGAGTCGGCGTACGGCGGCTGGACCACGTCAACTTCCTCGCCTCCGACGTGCTCGCCAACGCCGAGTTCCAGCAACACGTCCTCGGCGCCCGGCCGACCGAGCAGATCCGGCTCGACTCCGGCCGGATCGCGGCCCGTTGGCTGACCTTCACCGACAAGTCGTACGACGTCGTCTACACCGAGGACCGGACCGGCTCGACGGGGCGGCTGCACCACATCGCCTTCGCCACCGACACTCGCGAGGACATCCTGCGGGCGGCCGATCTCGCCATCGACACCGGTGTGTTCATCGAGACGGGCCCGCACAAGCACGCCATCCAGCAGACGTTCTTCCTGTACGTCTACGAGCCGGGCGGCAACCGCGTGGAGCTGTGCAACCCGCTCACCCGCCTGGTGCTGGCGCCCGACTGGCCGCTGATCACCTGGACCGAGGCGGAGCGGGCCAAGGGCCAGGCCTGGGGGCTGAAGACCATCGAGTCCTTCCACATGCACGGGACACCGCCGGTCGCCTGA
- a CDS encoding M12 family metallopeptidase, whose amino-acid sequence MTARYCSLAQAPAPSYAPGLAAERLSALASGRRMWVNGTVLHYCFFDRDADASVIPVPGTGMTRRVPWAGAKEQRDVVRECFEEWQDLGIGICFAEVDDRSEAELRIGFQLGAGSWSAVGRDALPAGRHERTMNFGWDLTASGERGTALHQIGHALGMLHEHQSPFAGIHWDDEAVYAELAGPPNHWSRERTHYNILRKLDPDEANGSVWDPQSIMEYPFSSGLVLEPEHYRAGLNPPGTLSAADKEFALRWYPPADPAGPPALVPFRSAPLGLGPGEQADFVVDPPETRTYTLGTFGDSDAVVVVFEERDGEPRYLAGQDDGGTEHNATISARLVKGRRYFVRVRLYSAWGSGETAVMCW is encoded by the coding sequence ATGACCGCACGCTACTGCTCGCTGGCACAGGCGCCGGCGCCCTCCTACGCACCGGGGCTGGCGGCCGAGCGGCTGAGCGCGCTCGCGAGCGGGCGGCGGATGTGGGTCAACGGCACGGTTCTGCACTACTGCTTCTTCGACCGTGACGCCGACGCGTCCGTCATCCCCGTGCCGGGGACGGGGATGACGCGACGGGTGCCGTGGGCCGGCGCCAAGGAGCAGCGGGACGTGGTACGCGAGTGCTTCGAGGAGTGGCAGGACCTGGGCATCGGGATCTGCTTCGCCGAGGTCGACGACCGCTCGGAGGCCGAACTGCGCATCGGGTTCCAGCTCGGTGCCGGCTCCTGGTCGGCGGTGGGACGGGACGCGCTGCCGGCCGGGCGGCACGAGCGCACCATGAACTTCGGCTGGGACCTGACCGCGTCCGGGGAGCGCGGGACGGCCCTGCACCAGATCGGGCACGCGCTCGGCATGCTGCACGAACACCAGAGCCCGTTCGCCGGCATCCACTGGGACGACGAGGCCGTCTACGCCGAACTGGCGGGCCCGCCGAACCACTGGAGCCGGGAGCGGACGCACTACAACATCCTGCGCAAGCTCGACCCGGACGAGGCCAACGGCTCCGTCTGGGACCCTCAGTCGATCATGGAGTATCCGTTCTCGTCGGGGCTGGTCCTGGAGCCGGAGCACTACCGCGCGGGTCTGAACCCGCCCGGCACCCTGTCCGCCGCCGACAAGGAGTTCGCGCTCCGCTGGTATCCGCCGGCGGATCCTGCGGGACCGCCCGCGCTGGTGCCGTTCCGCTCGGCACCGCTCGGTCTCGGCCCCGGCGAGCAGGCCGACTTCGTCGTCGACCCGCCGGAGACCCGTACCTACACGCTGGGCACCTTCGGCGACAGCGACGCCGTCGTCGTGGTCTTCGAGGAGCGGGACGGGGAACCCCGCTACCTCGCCGGGCAGGACGACGGAGGAACTGAGCACAACGCCACGATCAGCGCCCGGCTCGTCAAGGGCCGCCGCTACTTCGTCCGCGTACGCCTGTACTCCGCCTGGGGTTCCGGCGAGACGGCGGTGATGTGCTGGTGA
- a CDS encoding LuxR C-terminal-related transcriptional regulator: protein MTTYERDATTLELPWPFAGREDELELVRRSLAGGRRGIVVTGPAGRGKTRLVTEAIRGTDCARAAGTPESRAIPFAAFAPLLPESVTLHRAVQLLSGVRTLVVDDAHLLDDASAALVHQLAVHGRTRLLVVTTDGTPVPGAISRLWTGELLPRLALERLPEEETAQLLTAAAGPLEPLTVNRLRRLSRGDLRLLRDLLGAVRGLLTCVPGTGERAWRGPVPLTTAVRERTAHVLGRTCPLERETLDRLAFAEPLPPTLDELDLGALEVLESDGLIEVDDLGGVRLAHPLHGPVLRAAAGRLRARRLSRTQDAYAAALDTEAAALARRIDKDDVRATPTPVGEWLVAESRPLPGRYAAVRARFARLRGEVREAAAWAREGLRGDPGDPSCREELARACAPMDSRELDFEALTDPYDAVRLGAPEKVIDRLTGVFARHADALTRADGPALDEVAEELERRGFTLFAAEAHAQAVRAHGDPSAARRSRTRAVALARRCQGARTPALSGLVLGELTARQRQIVTLAAAGLSNRQIAERLTLSVRTVGNHLYSAYARLGASDRGALPWLTEVPEAQPAQGPLSRPAA from the coding sequence GTGACGACTTACGAACGGGACGCGACGACGCTGGAGCTGCCCTGGCCGTTCGCCGGGCGGGAGGACGAACTGGAGCTGGTCCGCCGGTCCCTGGCCGGCGGACGCCGCGGCATCGTGGTGACGGGCCCGGCGGGCCGCGGCAAGACCCGCCTCGTCACCGAGGCGATCCGCGGCACCGACTGCGCCCGTGCTGCGGGTACGCCCGAGAGCCGGGCCATCCCCTTCGCGGCGTTCGCCCCTCTCCTGCCCGAGTCGGTCACCCTGCACCGCGCGGTCCAGCTCCTGTCGGGCGTACGGACGTTGGTCGTGGACGACGCCCATCTGCTCGACGACGCCTCCGCCGCCCTGGTCCACCAGCTCGCCGTGCACGGCCGCACCCGTCTGCTGGTCGTCACCACGGACGGCACCCCGGTGCCGGGCGCGATCTCCCGGTTGTGGACCGGCGAGCTCCTGCCGCGCCTCGCCCTGGAACGGCTGCCCGAGGAGGAGACCGCGCAGCTGCTCACCGCCGCGGCCGGCCCTCTCGAACCGCTCACCGTCAACCGGTTGCGGCGCCTGAGCCGGGGCGACCTGCGGCTGCTGCGCGATCTGCTGGGGGCCGTCCGCGGACTGCTGACCTGCGTGCCGGGCACCGGCGAACGGGCATGGCGGGGCCCGGTGCCGCTGACCACGGCCGTCCGCGAACGCACCGCCCATGTCCTCGGCCGCACCTGCCCGCTCGAACGGGAGACCCTCGACCGCCTCGCCTTCGCCGAACCTCTGCCGCCGACGCTCGACGAGCTGGACCTCGGGGCCCTCGAAGTCCTGGAGTCCGACGGCCTGATCGAGGTCGACGACCTGGGCGGCGTCCGGCTCGCCCACCCCCTCCACGGCCCGGTGCTCAGGGCCGCGGCGGGCCGGCTGCGGGCGCGCCGGCTGTCCCGGACGCAGGACGCGTACGCCGCCGCCCTCGACACCGAGGCGGCCGCACTGGCCCGCCGGATCGACAAGGACGACGTACGGGCGACGCCCACGCCGGTCGGGGAGTGGCTGGTCGCGGAGAGCCGCCCGCTGCCCGGCCGGTACGCCGCCGTACGCGCCCGGTTCGCCCGGTTGCGAGGGGAGGTGAGGGAAGCGGCGGCCTGGGCTAGGGAGGGGCTGAGGGGCGATCCCGGGGACCCGTCGTGCCGGGAGGAACTCGCCCGCGCCTGCGCACCCATGGACAGCAGGGAGCTGGACTTCGAAGCCCTCACCGACCCCTACGACGCCGTCCGTCTCGGCGCCCCCGAGAAGGTCATCGACCGGCTGACCGGCGTCTTCGCCCGGCACGCCGACGCGCTCACCCGTGCCGACGGACCGGCCCTGGACGAGGTGGCCGAGGAACTGGAGCGGCGCGGTTTCACGCTGTTCGCCGCGGAGGCGCACGCGCAGGCCGTGCGCGCCCACGGCGATCCGAGCGCCGCCCGGCGCTCCCGTACCCGGGCCGTCGCGCTGGCCCGGCGCTGCCAGGGCGCCCGCACACCCGCCCTGTCCGGGCTGGTCCTCGGCGAACTCACCGCCCGGCAACGGCAGATCGTCACGCTCGCGGCGGCGGGCCTGAGCAACCGGCAGATCGCCGAACGCCTCACCCTGTCGGTCCGGACCGTCGGCAACCACCTGTACAGCGCCTACGCCCGGCTCGGCGCGAGTGACCGCGGCGCCCTGCCCTGGCTGACGGAAGTCCCGGAGGCCCAGCCGGCCCAGGGGCCGCTCTCAAGACCGGCGGCCTGA
- a CDS encoding CHAT domain-containing tetratricopeptide repeat protein — protein sequence MVFADPGEALARARALLDADPSPLEASIAHQVIGIWQRDFGDLRLALHHLRRARECAARADSADREADVLATLGVALVHAGRTREGLAAFERGVARGGGHTRARVLYRRAYVWWVLGHHREALEDVRRAIPVLRQVEDVIWTARALTLRATVHLALGAVERAEADFTAAEALWDTTGQEHDKADAVESRGLAAFRSGDVPAALRLLDEAEERYARLGTPTFMLNIRRCEVLMAAGLAPEALAEADAAIGKLEGIGGQSTRKAELLLAAARAARLAGEPHTAIARAALAVRLFAGQRRTWWETHARLVLIEARHAAGRGSGRLVADAAAVAEKLAAFGAPAAPEASLLAGRIALDLGWTADAERHLAVAARSRRGGPPLARMTGWAAQALRARAAGSTRGVLEACRRGLDVLDDHRMTLGASELRARATEQGAELAALAGRASLVSGGPRRLLVWSERWRATVLSTPPTRPPADPELLSGMTAFREIASRAEAARMEGRPVPALEREQRRLERQIRSRTLHMRGEAPGDGGRFDVGRLLERLGDEVRLVELAVLDGRVQVLLCGQGRVRRFEAGLLAEAETEAEHVQAGLRRLAHPGAEARLPVVEAAGRRLEELLLGPAAAHLGGGPVVIVPPGRLHRVPWALLPSLRERVLSVSPSAGSWLRARETAPPPDGRHVLVRGPGLATGGAEVPELAGRYACATVLEDDEARVPRVLEELDGAALAHIAAHGTFRADSPLFSSLRMADGPIVVHDFERLDRSPYRIILSCCDTALLASVGADELLGLVTALLPLGTAGVVACSAPVNDAAVVPLMLALHKGLGAGLSLAEALRDARAALPGDALHQATGWAFSAFGAA from the coding sequence ATGGTGTTCGCCGACCCGGGCGAGGCTCTCGCGAGGGCCCGGGCGCTGCTCGACGCCGATCCCTCCCCGCTGGAAGCGTCCATCGCGCATCAGGTGATCGGCATCTGGCAGCGCGACTTCGGTGATCTGCGGCTCGCTCTGCACCATCTGCGGCGGGCCCGGGAGTGCGCGGCGCGGGCGGACTCGGCCGACCGGGAGGCGGACGTGCTGGCCACCCTGGGCGTGGCCCTGGTGCACGCGGGCCGTACCCGGGAGGGCCTGGCGGCGTTCGAGCGGGGGGTTGCCCGGGGCGGCGGGCACACGCGGGCGCGGGTGCTGTACCGGCGGGCGTACGTGTGGTGGGTGCTCGGTCACCATCGCGAGGCGCTGGAGGACGTACGCCGGGCGATTCCCGTGCTGCGCCAGGTGGAGGACGTGATCTGGACGGCGCGGGCGCTGACCCTGCGGGCGACCGTGCATCTGGCGCTGGGGGCGGTGGAGCGGGCCGAGGCGGACTTCACCGCGGCCGAGGCGCTGTGGGACACCACGGGCCAGGAACACGACAAGGCCGACGCGGTGGAGAGCCGGGGGCTCGCCGCGTTCCGGTCCGGTGACGTGCCGGCGGCGCTGCGACTGCTCGACGAGGCGGAGGAACGGTACGCCCGGTTGGGCACGCCGACATTCATGCTGAACATCCGGCGCTGTGAGGTGCTGATGGCGGCCGGGCTGGCTCCCGAGGCGCTGGCCGAGGCGGACGCGGCGATCGGGAAGCTGGAGGGGATCGGCGGGCAGTCCACGCGCAAGGCGGAGCTGCTGCTGGCCGCCGCGCGGGCCGCGCGGCTGGCCGGGGAACCGCACACCGCGATCGCCCGTGCCGCCCTGGCGGTACGGCTGTTCGCCGGGCAGCGGCGCACCTGGTGGGAGACGCACGCCCGGCTGGTGCTGATCGAGGCGCGGCACGCGGCCGGTCGCGGCTCAGGGCGGCTGGTCGCCGACGCCGCGGCGGTGGCCGAGAAACTGGCCGCCTTCGGTGCGCCCGCCGCGCCGGAGGCGTCGCTGCTGGCGGGCCGGATCGCGCTGGACCTGGGCTGGACGGCGGACGCGGAACGGCATCTGGCCGTCGCCGCCCGCAGCAGACGGGGCGGCCCGCCGCTGGCGCGGATGACGGGCTGGGCGGCGCAGGCGCTGCGGGCCAGGGCCGCCGGGTCCACCCGGGGCGTCCTGGAGGCGTGCCGGCGCGGCCTGGACGTGCTCGACGACCACCGGATGACGCTGGGCGCCTCGGAGCTGCGGGCGCGTGCCACCGAGCAGGGCGCGGAGCTGGCCGCGTTGGCCGGGCGGGCCAGCCTCGTCTCGGGCGGCCCGCGGCGGCTGCTGGTGTGGAGCGAGCGCTGGCGGGCCACCGTGCTGTCCACCCCGCCGACCCGGCCGCCCGCCGACCCGGAGCTGCTCAGCGGCATGACCGCCTTCCGTGAGATCGCCTCCCGCGCGGAGGCCGCCCGGATGGAGGGCCGGCCGGTTCCGGCACTGGAGCGTGAGCAGCGGCGCCTGGAGCGGCAGATCCGCTCCCGGACGCTGCACATGCGCGGCGAGGCCCCCGGGGACGGCGGCCGTTTCGACGTCGGCCGGCTGCTGGAGCGGCTGGGCGACGAGGTACGGCTGGTGGAACTCGCCGTGCTCGACGGACGGGTGCAGGTGCTGCTGTGCGGGCAGGGGCGGGTGCGCCGGTTCGAGGCCGGGCTGCTGGCCGAGGCGGAGACCGAGGCCGAGCACGTACAGGCGGGGCTGCGGCGGCTGGCGCACCCCGGGGCAGAGGCGCGGCTTCCGGTGGTGGAGGCCGCGGGGCGGCGGCTGGAGGAACTGCTGCTCGGACCGGCCGCGGCGCACCTGGGCGGCGGCCCGGTGGTGATCGTGCCGCCGGGGCGGCTGCACCGGGTGCCGTGGGCGCTGCTGCCGTCGCTGCGGGAACGGGTGCTCAGCGTGTCGCCGTCGGCGGGCAGTTGGCTGCGGGCCCGGGAGACCGCGCCGCCGCCGGACGGCCGCCATGTGCTGGTCCGCGGCCCGGGCCTGGCCACGGGCGGCGCCGAGGTGCCCGAACTGGCCGGCCGGTACGCCTGTGCGACGGTCCTGGAGGACGACGAGGCGCGGGTGCCGCGCGTGCTGGAGGAACTGGACGGGGCCGCGCTGGCGCACATCGCCGCGCACGGCACGTTCCGCGCGGACAGCCCGCTGTTCTCCTCCCTGCGGATGGCCGACGGGCCGATCGTCGTGCACGACTTCGAGCGTCTGGACCGCAGCCCCTACCGGATCATCCTGTCCTGCTGCGACACCGCCCTCCTCGCATCCGTCGGCGCCGACGAACTGCTCGGTCTGGTCACCGCGCTGCTGCCGCTCGGCACGGCCGGGGTGGTGGCGTGCAGCGCGCCCGTCAACGACGCCGCGGTGGTGCCGCTGATGCTCGCGCTGCACAAGGGACTCGGGGCCGGCCTGTCCCTGGCGGAGGCCTTGCGCGACGCCCGGGCCGCCCTGCCGGGCGACGCGCTGCACCAGGCCACGGGCTGGGCGTTCTCGGCGTTCGGGGCGGCCTGA
- a CDS encoding S8/S53 family peptidase: MAPQRFHEQFDQIQRSMPDVPLAMGPDDSAEFMYEKGVVLVRDGEEARIVEDTVRAHFTAAPDLDQDQVRRAGSHTNRSGVTRIRVGDPGEGSPGADRAVAQALRAVGEREARAGHRMAARNHVVHIAVNACPGDEPVPVPVSEPPNPAAADTAYDPDTAVGVLVVDTGLTHDYRSCALLAHTDGDAQVQECDEQGILQQYVGHGTFIAGLVAAVAPNTDITVRGSLNDAGAILESEFGEKLFEAVDAGGWPDVLSLSAGTSNGRTDGLLGVENFMRELREQRTLLVAAAGNNGSATPFWPAAYADQPGWEDSVLSVGALRSDGESGACFTNHGPWVKVYAPGERLTSALTGFETPVPYIYQHSTYDACRYGFTYGCTCRHPRHTGVLSDENASAKPDQVMFEGYAQWSGTSFATPVTAGLVAAHMTAHKETDPRAARRHLLAPGTGVAEVRGAHVPALRPPTWRPVPVVRLGPGL, encoded by the coding sequence ATGGCACCTCAGCGATTCCACGAGCAGTTCGACCAGATCCAGCGTTCGATGCCCGACGTTCCCCTCGCGATGGGACCGGACGACTCGGCCGAGTTCATGTACGAGAAGGGCGTCGTCCTCGTCCGCGACGGCGAGGAGGCCCGCATCGTCGAGGACACCGTACGGGCGCACTTCACGGCGGCACCCGACCTCGACCAGGACCAGGTCCGCCGGGCGGGCTCGCACACCAACCGCAGTGGCGTCACCCGGATCCGGGTCGGCGACCCCGGCGAGGGGAGCCCGGGAGCCGACCGTGCCGTCGCGCAGGCGCTGCGGGCCGTAGGCGAACGCGAGGCCCGGGCCGGGCACCGGATGGCCGCCCGCAACCACGTGGTGCATATCGCGGTCAACGCCTGCCCCGGCGACGAACCCGTACCCGTCCCGGTGAGCGAGCCGCCCAACCCGGCGGCCGCGGACACGGCGTACGACCCGGACACCGCCGTCGGCGTCCTCGTCGTCGACACCGGCCTCACGCACGACTACCGCTCCTGCGCGCTCCTCGCCCACACCGACGGCGACGCCCAGGTTCAGGAGTGCGACGAGCAGGGGATCCTCCAGCAGTACGTCGGGCACGGCACGTTCATCGCCGGGCTCGTCGCCGCCGTCGCGCCCAACACCGACATCACCGTGCGCGGCAGCCTCAACGACGCGGGCGCCATCCTGGAGTCGGAGTTCGGCGAGAAGCTCTTCGAGGCCGTCGACGCCGGCGGCTGGCCCGACGTCCTCAGCCTCTCCGCAGGCACCTCCAACGGCCGTACCGACGGCCTGCTCGGCGTGGAGAACTTCATGCGGGAACTGCGCGAGCAGCGCACCCTGCTGGTCGCCGCCGCCGGCAACAACGGCAGCGCCACACCCTTCTGGCCCGCCGCCTACGCCGACCAGCCCGGCTGGGAGGACTCCGTGCTGTCGGTCGGCGCGCTGCGCAGCGACGGCGAGTCCGGCGCCTGCTTCACCAACCACGGCCCCTGGGTGAAGGTCTACGCCCCCGGCGAGCGCCTCACCAGCGCCCTCACCGGCTTCGAGACGCCCGTCCCGTACATCTACCAGCACTCCACGTACGACGCCTGCCGCTACGGCTTCACCTACGGCTGCACCTGCCGGCACCCCCGCCACACCGGCGTGCTGAGCGACGAGAACGCCTCCGCCAAGCCGGACCAGGTGATGTTCGAGGGGTACGCGCAGTGGAGCGGCACCTCCTTCGCCACCCCGGTGACCGCGGGCCTGGTCGCCGCCCACATGACGGCGCACAAGGAGACCGACCCGCGCGCGGCCCGGAGGCACCTGCTCGCCCCCGGCACCGGGGTCGCGGAAG